A portion of the Clostridium gelidum genome contains these proteins:
- a CDS encoding energy-coupling factor transporter ATPase has protein sequence MSIKIENLTHIYMPRSPFEKVALDDVSLDIRDGEFIALIGHTGSGKSTLIQHFNGLLEATSGKVIVDGVDITDKKAKLTNIRKKVGLVFQYPEYQIFEETIAKDIEFGPRNLGLSEEEIHNRVIEAMEMVGLDYETDKDKSPFDLSGGQKRRVAIAGVIAMKPTTLILDEPTAGLDPKGRDDILYQISKLHKDYNMTIVIVSHSMEDVAKIAERIVVMNDGKIALQGTPAEVFKEVDMLEKIGLGVPQVTYLVRELRKKGFDISDSIFTIEEAKNEILSILKINKEKGE, from the coding sequence ATGTCAATTAAAATAGAAAATTTAACGCATATATATATGCCTAGAAGTCCATTTGAAAAAGTTGCATTAGATGATGTGTCTTTAGATATAAGAGATGGAGAATTTATTGCTTTAATTGGACACACTGGTTCAGGAAAATCAACTTTAATTCAACACTTTAATGGATTATTAGAGGCTACTAGTGGAAAAGTAATTGTTGATGGAGTAGATATTACTGATAAAAAGGCTAAATTAACTAACATACGTAAGAAGGTTGGTTTAGTATTTCAGTATCCGGAGTATCAAATTTTTGAAGAGACTATAGCTAAAGATATTGAATTTGGACCTAGGAATTTAGGTCTATCTGAAGAAGAAATTCATAATAGGGTAATTGAAGCTATGGAGATGGTTGGATTAGATTATGAAACTGATAAGGACAAATCACCATTTGATTTAAGTGGAGGACAGAAGAGAAGAGTTGCAATAGCAGGTGTTATAGCTATGAAACCCACAACATTAATATTGGATGAGCCTACAGCAGGATTAGATCCTAAAGGTAGAGATGACATATTATATCAAATAAGTAAGTTACATAAGGACTATAATATGACTATAGTTATAGTTAGTCACAGCATGGAGGATGTTGCAAAAATTGCAGAAAGAATTGTTGTAATGAATGATGGGAAAATCGCATTGCAAGGAACTCCAGCAGAAGTTTTTAAAGAAGTAGATATGTTAGAGAAAATAGGTCTTGGTGTACCACAAGTAACATATTTAGTTAGAGAGTTAAGGAAAAAAGGTTTTGATATTTCGGACAGTATATTTACAATAGAAGAGGCGAAGAATGAAATTTTATCTATTCTAAAAATAAATAAGGAAAAGGGGGAATAG
- a CDS encoding energy-coupling factor transporter transmembrane component T family protein, whose product MLKNITIGQYLPGDSFIHKLDPRTKILISILFIACLFIINKFVGYTIIVAFLFAVIFISKVPFRFIFNGLKPIFLLVVLTAVLNIFMVAGAEGTEVFKIGFLKVYPEGLSIAAFMAIRLVLLIVGTSLLTLTTSPIELTDGIERLLKPIGKEIAHELAMMMTIALRFIPTLIDETDKIMKAQKARGADFESGGIIKKAKSLVPLLVPLFISSFRRADELAMAMEARGYRGGSGRTRMKVLMFSSKDIIAFAIFGLLFLWCLAVRFVLS is encoded by the coding sequence ATGTTGAAGAATATTACAATAGGACAGTATTTACCAGGAGATTCTTTTATTCATAAATTGGATCCTAGAACCAAAATTTTAATATCTATACTTTTTATTGCATGTTTATTTATTATAAATAAATTTGTAGGATATACAATTATTGTTGCATTTTTGTTTGCAGTAATATTTATATCAAAAGTTCCATTTAGATTTATTTTTAATGGACTAAAGCCAATTTTTTTATTAGTAGTATTAACAGCTGTTTTAAATATATTTATGGTTGCAGGCGCCGAGGGTACTGAAGTTTTTAAAATAGGATTTTTAAAAGTGTATCCAGAAGGATTAAGTATTGCAGCTTTTATGGCTATTAGATTAGTTTTATTGATAGTAGGAACATCCTTGTTAACATTAACGACATCTCCTATTGAATTAACAGATGGAATTGAGCGGTTACTTAAGCCAATTGGAAAGGAAATAGCTCATGAGTTAGCTATGATGATGACAATAGCGTTAAGATTTATTCCTACATTAATAGATGAAACTGATAAGATAATGAAAGCTCAAAAGGCTAGGGGTGCTGATTTTGAATCGGGTGGAATTATAAAGAAAGCCAAGAGCCTAGTACCACTATTAGTACCGTTATTCATCAGTTCATTTAGAAGAGCTGATGAACTAGCTATGGCAATGGAAGCAAGAGGCTATAGAGGTGGTTCTGGACGAACTAGAATGAAAGTATTAATGTTTTCATCTAAAGATATAATTGCTTTTGCTATATTTGGTCTATTATTTTTATGGTGTCTAGCAGTTAGATTTGTATTAAGTTAA
- the truA gene encoding tRNA pseudouridine(38-40) synthase TruA, with the protein MKNIKLIIEFDGSNFCGWQRQPKDRTVQKVIETAIFKATGENIMINGSSRTDAGVHAREMVANFFTNSTIPGDKFREAINTRLPNDVSIIKSEEVDADFHARYSSKGKTYSYTIVNRYERLSLGNQYLYHCRYKLDVVEMRKACKYFIGNHDFKAFMSPGSSIKTTTRNIQELYIEQENDKIKIFITANGFLYNMVRIIVGTLIKVGNGKLKAEEIESIIVEGNRIRAGMCVPPNGLILEKVFY; encoded by the coding sequence ATGAAAAACATAAAATTAATAATTGAATTTGATGGAAGTAATTTTTGTGGATGGCAAAGGCAACCTAAAGATAGAACGGTCCAAAAAGTAATAGAGACTGCAATATTTAAGGCTACTGGAGAAAATATTATGATTAATGGAAGTTCTAGAACTGATGCAGGTGTACATGCAAGAGAAATGGTTGCAAATTTTTTTACTAATAGTACGATACCAGGAGATAAGTTTAGAGAAGCTATAAATACAAGATTACCTAATGATGTATCTATTATTAAATCAGAAGAGGTTGATGCAGATTTTCATGCTAGATATTCTTCAAAGGGTAAAACATATTCGTATACTATTGTTAATAGATATGAAAGGCTGTCATTAGGTAATCAGTATTTATATCATTGCAGATATAAATTGGATGTTGTTGAAATGCGGAAAGCCTGCAAGTATTTTATAGGCAATCATGATTTTAAAGCATTTATGTCTCCAGGAAGTTCTATAAAAACAACTACACGAAATATTCAAGAGCTGTACATAGAACAAGAGAACGATAAAATAAAAATATTTATAACTGCTAATGGTTTTTTATACAATATGGTAAGAATAATAGTAGGAACATTAATAAAAGTTGGTAATGGGAAATTAAAAGCTGAAGAGATAGAAAGTATAATAGTAGAAGGAAATAGAATAAGAGCAGGTATGTGTGTGCCTCCAAACGGTCTAATATTAGAAAAAGTTTTTTATTAA
- the rplM gene encoding 50S ribosomal protein L13 encodes MKSYIAKPNEIERKWYVVDADGKTLGRVASQIASILRGKNKPIFTPNVDCGDFVIVINAEKVVLTGKKLDQKLMRKHSFYPGGLKETPYRVVLDKKPEFAFEEAVRRMLPNGVLGRQMLKKLNVYRGAEHNHAAQKPEVLELKY; translated from the coding sequence ATGAAATCATACATTGCTAAACCAAATGAAATCGAAAGAAAATGGTATGTAGTTGATGCAGATGGTAAAACACTAGGTAGAGTTGCTAGCCAAATTGCTTCAATTTTAAGAGGTAAAAATAAGCCAATATTTACACCTAATGTTGACTGCGGAGACTTTGTTATTGTAATTAATGCAGAAAAAGTTGTTTTAACTGGTAAAAAGTTAGATCAAAAATTAATGAGAAAACATAGTTTTTATCCAGGTGGATTAAAAGAAACTCCTTATAGAGTAGTATTAGATAAGAAACCTGAATTCGCTTTTGAAGAAGCTGTAAGAAGAATGCTTCCAAATGGTGTATTAGGAAGACAAATGTTAAAGAAATTAAATGTATACAGAGGTGCTGAACATAATCATGCAGCTCAAAAACCAGAAGTACTTGAATTAAAGTACTAA
- the rpsI gene encoding 30S ribosomal protein S9, with product MAKVQYMGTGRRKKSVARVRLVPGNGKVVINKREIENFFGLETLRVIVNQPLVLTGTKDKFDVLVNVHGGGFTGQAGAIRHGITRALVKSDEALKPELKKAGFLTRDPRMTERKKYGLKKARRAPQFSKR from the coding sequence ATGGCAAAAGTTCAATATATGGGAACTGGAAGAAGAAAAAAATCAGTTGCAAGAGTAAGACTTGTACCAGGTAATGGTAAGGTAGTTATAAATAAAAGAGAAATAGAAAACTTTTTTGGTTTAGAAACATTAAGAGTTATCGTAAACCAACCATTAGTTTTAACTGGAACTAAGGATAAGTTTGACGTATTAGTAAATGTTCACGGTGGTGGATTTACAGGTCAAGCAGGAGCTATCAGACATGGTATAACTAGAGCATTAGTTAAATCAGATGAAGCTTTAAAGCCAGAATTAAAGAAGGCAGGTTTCTTAACTAGAGATCCAAGAATGACAGAAAGAAAGAAATACGGTCTTAAAAAAGCAAGAAGAGCTCCTCAATTCTCAAAGAGATAA
- a CDS encoding N-acetylmuramoyl-L-alanine amidase — MKIKKVLVLFCIFCLILGMPIRANSDENNTKSIILIDPGHGGIDGGAKTKNGTIEKNINLLIATKLKIELENSGYLVYMTREEDSQLDSRKVKDLNARCQMKKDTKCDVFISIHQNIFPQASCFGAQVWYASNDNSKILAEEIQNSLKETVADKNKRIPKAAKEQYRILRDGYEGACVLVECGFLSNHEEEEKLKSDEHQDKIVKGIINGVNKYFENKNT, encoded by the coding sequence ATGAAAATTAAAAAAGTCTTAGTACTATTTTGCATATTCTGTTTAATACTTGGAATGCCAATAAGAGCAAATTCAGATGAAAATAATACTAAAAGCATTATACTAATAGATCCAGGACATGGCGGCATTGATGGAGGAGCAAAAACAAAAAATGGAACAATAGAAAAAAACATAAATTTATTAATAGCTACAAAATTAAAAATAGAATTAGAAAATTCAGGATACCTTGTTTATATGACAAGAGAAGAAGATTCACAATTAGATTCTAGAAAAGTTAAAGATTTAAATGCAAGATGTCAGATGAAAAAAGATACTAAATGTGATGTTTTTATTTCTATACATCAAAATATATTTCCACAAGCAAGTTGTTTTGGAGCTCAAGTGTGGTATGCATCTAATGACAACAGTAAGATTTTAGCAGAGGAGATTCAAAATTCTTTAAAAGAAACAGTAGCTGATAAAAATAAGAGAATTCCTAAAGCTGCTAAGGAACAATATAGAATATTGAGAGATGGATATGAGGGCGCATGTGTTCTTGTAGAATGTGGTTTTTTATCCAATCATGAGGAAGAAGAAAAATTAAAAAGTGATGAACACCAAGATAAAATAGTTAAAGGAATAATAAATGGCGTTAATAAGTATTTTGAGAATAAAAATACTTAA
- a CDS encoding fumarate hydratase, translating to MREVNVDLIIDAVRNLSIEANYFLGSDIKEALQKSREKETWKLAAEVLDKIIINSEIANNEEMPMCQDTGMACVFIEIGQDVHLVGGRLEDAVNEGVRRGYEEGFLRKSVVEDPIRRINTKDNTPAVIYYDIVDGDKVKITLAPKGFGSENMSKIGMLKPSDGLEGVKKFIIDTVKTAGPNPCPPMVIGVGIGGTFDKAAYLAKKALLRPVNIRNKDEFYKDLEVELLEKINELGIGPQGFGGKTTALGLNIETYPTHIAGLPVAVNINCHATRHKEAII from the coding sequence ATGAGGGAAGTGAATGTTGACCTTATTATAGATGCAGTAAGGAATTTATCTATTGAGGCAAATTATTTTTTAGGCTCAGATATTAAAGAGGCCTTACAAAAATCTAGAGAAAAAGAAACATGGAAGTTAGCAGCAGAGGTTTTAGATAAGATAATTATTAATTCTGAAATTGCGAATAATGAAGAAATGCCTATGTGTCAAGATACAGGTATGGCATGCGTATTTATTGAAATAGGACAAGATGTACATTTAGTTGGGGGTAGACTTGAGGATGCGGTTAATGAAGGCGTACGTAGAGGCTATGAAGAAGGTTTTTTAAGAAAATCAGTTGTAGAGGATCCTATTAGAAGAATAAATACGAAGGATAATACTCCAGCTGTAATTTATTATGACATAGTAGATGGTGATAAGGTTAAAATAACTTTAGCACCAAAGGGATTTGGATCGGAAAATATGAGTAAAATAGGTATGCTTAAACCTTCAGATGGTTTAGAAGGTGTTAAGAAGTTTATTATAGATACTGTTAAAACTGCTGGTCCTAATCCATGTCCACCAATGGTTATAGGTGTTGGAATTGGTGGAACTTTTGATAAGGCTGCTTATTTAGCTAAGAAAGCATTACTTAGACCTGTTAATATAAGAAATAAAGATGAGTTCTATAAGGATTTAGAAGTAGAATTGTTAGAAAAGATAAATGAATTGGGTATTGGGCCACAAGGATTTGGTGGAAAGACTACTGCTTTAGGATTGAACATAGAAACATATCCAACACATATTGCAGGATTGCCTGTAGCAGTAAATATAAACTGTCATGCAACTAGACATAAAGAAGCCATAATATAA
- a CDS encoding Fe-S-containing hydro-lyase, with the protein MEIKLHTPLTEDKILNLKAGDSVLLSGVIYSARDAAHKRLIDLLEEGKELPLNIKNETIYYVGPSPAKPGKVIGSAGPTTSYRMDAYAPTLMDLGLKGMIGKGARNEEVIDAIKRNKAVYFGAIGGAAALIGKSIVKSEIIAYEDLGAEAIRKMEVKDMPLVVIIDTEGNNLYEIGQQEYLNSIK; encoded by the coding sequence ATGGAAATTAAGTTACATACACCTCTTACAGAAGATAAAATATTAAATCTGAAGGCTGGAGATAGTGTTTTATTAAGCGGAGTTATTTATTCTGCTAGAGATGCTGCACATAAAAGATTGATAGATTTGCTAGAAGAGGGAAAAGAATTGCCTTTAAATATAAAAAATGAAACTATATATTATGTTGGACCATCTCCAGCAAAGCCAGGAAAGGTAATAGGATCAGCTGGTCCTACAACTAGTTATAGAATGGATGCTTATGCACCAACGTTAATGGATCTTGGCTTAAAAGGAATGATAGGTAAGGGTGCAAGAAATGAAGAGGTAATTGATGCAATTAAGAGAAATAAAGCAGTTTATTTTGGAGCGATTGGAGGTGCAGCAGCTTTAATAGGGAAGAGCATTGTTAAATCTGAAATAATTGCATATGAGGATTTAGGTGCTGAGGCTATAAGAAAAATGGAAGTCAAGGATATGCCATTAGTTGTTATTATAGATACTGAAGGAAATAATCTTTATGAAATTGGACAGCAAGAGTATTTGAACTCAATTAAATAG